In Psychrilyobacter piezotolerans, a genomic segment contains:
- a CDS encoding ABC transporter ATP-binding protein, whose translation MENEAKNIIEFKNFTFQYRSLGTPTLKNINLSIQSGEKVLIAGPSGSGKSTLGHCLNGLIPFSYSGEITGELQINNIEPHKASIFDISSHVSTILQDQDGQFVGLSVGEDVAFREENSNVTVDIMKQNVKTALKKVNMENHICKSPQELSGGLKQRASLAGIIMSEAPILLFDEPLANLDPASGRSAMELISSVHEKSNKTIVVIEHRIEDVLAEKFDKIIIIDNGIIAASGTPAELILDGSLRRFGLREPLYIETLRHAGVDLKELDVLDIYSLNSPNVKENIDNWIENVKPKVLSYDEKILEIKDLTFSYNKKDNIIKNINFDLYKGEIISLLGNNGAGKSTLSKVITGICKNSKGTISYKGENIDSWSIRKRGQEIGYVMQNPNHMITQETLLDEVSFGLKLRGYKKDEILEKAENTLKICGLHAFRNWPITALSYGQKKRLSIATILALDPSILILDEPTAGQDYKHYLEFMQFIESLSKTGLSIIFITHDMHLALEYSNRAIVLSNGEIIRDDTVSSVLSHAEILEQANLKKISVSTLAGVLDIDEKLMLETFINYDHREMV comes from the coding sequence ATGGAAAACGAAGCAAAAAATATTATTGAATTTAAGAACTTTACATTTCAATATAGGAGTTTGGGTACTCCCACATTAAAAAATATAAACCTGTCTATACAGAGTGGGGAAAAAGTACTCATTGCCGGTCCCTCTGGATCGGGAAAATCTACCTTGGGCCATTGTCTCAACGGATTGATTCCATTTTCTTATTCTGGAGAGATCACTGGTGAGCTGCAAATAAACAATATAGAACCTCATAAAGCCAGTATCTTTGACATCAGCAGCCATGTTTCTACCATCCTGCAGGACCAGGATGGCCAGTTTGTAGGCCTCAGTGTAGGAGAGGATGTAGCATTCAGGGAGGAGAACAGTAACGTTACCGTAGATATCATGAAACAGAATGTAAAAACAGCACTAAAAAAAGTAAATATGGAAAACCATATCTGCAAGAGCCCGCAGGAGCTGAGCGGAGGTTTGAAACAAAGGGCTTCCCTAGCGGGAATAATAATGAGTGAAGCACCTATCCTGCTCTTTGATGAACCCCTGGCAAACCTGGATCCTGCAAGTGGAAGATCTGCTATGGAATTGATCTCATCGGTTCACGAAAAATCCAATAAAACTATCGTTGTTATAGAACATAGGATCGAGGATGTTCTGGCTGAAAAATTTGATAAGATTATCATCATTGATAACGGGATAATAGCAGCATCAGGTACCCCTGCAGAATTAATCTTAGACGGGTCATTGAGACGTTTTGGGCTCCGTGAACCTCTGTATATTGAAACTCTGAGACACGCCGGTGTTGATCTTAAAGAATTGGATGTCTTAGATATATACAGTTTGAATTCCCCCAATGTCAAAGAAAATATAGATAACTGGATAGAGAATGTAAAACCTAAAGTTTTATCATATGATGAAAAAATATTGGAAATAAAAGATCTTACTTTTTCATATAATAAAAAAGACAATATCATTAAAAATATAAATTTTGATCTGTATAAAGGGGAGATAATTTCCCTTTTAGGAAATAATGGAGCAGGTAAATCTACCTTATCTAAGGTCATCACAGGTATCTGTAAAAATTCCAAGGGAACTATCTCCTATAAGGGAGAAAATATTGACAGCTGGAGTATCAGAAAAAGAGGGCAGGAAATTGGTTATGTTATGCAGAATCCAAATCATATGATTACCCAGGAAACCCTTTTAGATGAGGTAAGTTTTGGACTTAAACTCCGTGGATACAAAAAAGATGAGATTTTAGAAAAAGCTGAAAATACTCTAAAAATCTGCGGGCTGCACGCCTTTAGAAACTGGCCTATAACAGCTCTCAGCTATGGCCAGAAAAAAAGATTAAGTATCGCCACCATCTTAGCTCTGGATCCTAGTATTCTTATCTTAGATGAGCCTACAGCCGGACAGGATTATAAACATTATTTAGAATTTATGCAGTTTATAGAAAGTTTAAGTAAAACCGGCTTAAGCATCATCTTTATCACCCACGATATGCATCTGGCCCTGGAATACAGCAACCGTGCCATCGTCTTATCCAACGGGGAAATTATTCGCGATGATACAGTATCAAGTGTATTATCCCATGCAGAAATTTTAGAACAGGCAAATCTAAAGAAAATATCTGTTTCTACATTAGCAGGTGTCCTTGATATAGATGAAAAATTGATGCTGGAAACTTTTATAAATTATGATCACAGGGAGATGGTATAG
- a CDS encoding ECF-type riboflavin transporter substrate-binding protein, whose protein sequence is MKLTTKHVVAIGIGAALYGVLSAVSLPIGPNTSLRIAVTLLTIFGALFGPLVGFLVGFIGHALNDTMMYGGVWWSWVMLSAMIGFSMGFIRLDKSFDPEHGILNKKHIVKLYICAVIGMILAGLAAYIGDVFFYGEPANKVWIQILIATASNFVVTAGLGIPAVIMLAKRKGKHRNLTAQ, encoded by the coding sequence ATGAAATTAACTACAAAACATGTTGTAGCCATTGGAATAGGAGCAGCCCTTTACGGTGTGCTATCTGCTGTATCACTTCCTATCGGACCAAATACATCCCTTAGGATAGCCGTTACACTGCTTACTATATTTGGTGCATTATTCGGACCATTGGTTGGATTTTTAGTGGGATTTATCGGTCATGCCCTAAACGACACTATGATGTATGGGGGAGTATGGTGGAGCTGGGTTATGCTGTCTGCTATGATCGGATTTTCCATGGGATTTATCAGATTGGATAAAAGTTTTGACCCTGAACACGGAATTTTAAATAAAAAACATATAGTTAAACTATACATATGCGCAGTAATCGGAATGATCTTAGCAGGTCTAGCAGCCTATATTGGAGATGTATTCTTCTACGGCGAGCCTGCCAATAAGGTATGGATTCAAATCCTTATAGCCACAGCTTCAAACTTTGTCGTAACAGCCGGGCTGGGAATACCTGCTGTAATTATGCTGGCGAAAAGAAAGGGGAAACATAGAAATTTAACGGCTCAATAG